Proteins found in one Pontibacter sp. SGAir0037 genomic segment:
- a CDS encoding transglutaminase has protein sequence MTRFFQPSNLAKFAVRFIQILIVFPLAVLISFYLPPISFIDYELNFLLCIMLAATASIVITKISAKLIVFLFFAILVVIGFNSTFDKYSMDNLTADYNAMLVNMTSNPHRVSYFKPIKGTYFQERRVKSAMQPTHPEVRSFAVENSTRYFHDEYYRKYGKIVRYFSLFKHIRLNWKYVNDPLGLDYYSPPTESIGLLAGDCDDYSILMASSIMAIGGEARIIITSGHMYTEVKVGKAEDLDKISYAVRTLFPDEISGGKIHFHETNGDLWINFDYTAGYPGGPFLEPELYSVITFNK, from the coding sequence ATGACGCGGTTCTTTCAGCCTTCAAACCTGGCAAAGTTTGCAGTAAGGTTTATTCAGATTCTTATAGTGTTCCCATTGGCGGTGCTTATAAGTTTTTACTTGCCGCCCATCAGTTTTATAGATTACGAACTGAATTTCCTGCTGTGCATCATGCTGGCTGCTACCGCCTCCATCGTTATCACCAAAATAAGCGCTAAACTTATAGTATTTTTATTCTTTGCTATTTTAGTGGTAATCGGGTTCAACAGCACATTCGACAAGTATTCGATGGATAACCTGACGGCAGATTATAATGCCATGCTGGTAAACATGACCAGTAACCCGCACCGGGTTTCTTATTTTAAACCTATAAAAGGCACATATTTTCAGGAACGCCGGGTTAAAAGCGCTATGCAGCCTACCCACCCGGAGGTCAGAAGTTTTGCTGTAGAGAACTCCACACGCTATTTTCATGATGAGTATTACCGCAAATACGGCAAAATTGTGCGCTACTTCTCGCTGTTTAAGCACATCCGCCTGAACTGGAAGTATGTAAACGATCCCCTCGGGCTGGACTATTACTCCCCTCCTACCGAGAGCATTGGCTTACTGGCAGGCGACTGCGACGATTATTCTATCCTGATGGCTTCCTCTATCATGGCTATCGGCGGCGAGGCGCGTATTATTATAACCAGTGGGCATATGTATACAGAGGTAAAAGTAGGTAAAGCCGAAGATTTAGATAAGATAAGCTATGCCGTACGTACCCTGTTCCCGGACGAAATCAGTGGTGGTAAAATCCATTTCCATGAAACCAATGGCGACCTTTGGATTAACTTCGATTATACGGCAGGTTATCCCGGAGGACCTTTCCTGGAGCCAGAATTATATAGTGTCATCACTTTCAACAAATAA
- a CDS encoding DUF1573 domain-containing protein, whose translation MIKKLYFLWMLCFLFAGFNAFAQGELKFEKELHDFGTFAEGIQASYEFRVKNVGTQPVVIANVQPSCGCTTPDWTKEPILPGRTGVIKAVYNSSGRPGPFHKSITVTSNAANPTNVLYIKGDVGAKDLKTSYTEEQKLKSPRLAVGSTNYNFGKLEKGQKAVAKFIIKNTGRTDLIIQGIKNNCNCISYRISEPALKPGQQGILELMYKPSVLNDQNEVVTVLSNDIIMPDLRLTLKATVVESLVTKNMIREGAEPVPFK comes from the coding sequence ATGATTAAAAAGCTCTACTTTCTCTGGATGCTTTGTTTCCTTTTTGCCGGTTTCAATGCCTTTGCACAAGGAGAGCTTAAGTTTGAAAAAGAATTGCATGATTTCGGCACATTTGCCGAAGGCATACAAGCTTCATACGAGTTCAGAGTAAAAAATGTGGGTACTCAACCAGTTGTAATTGCAAATGTGCAGCCCTCTTGCGGTTGCACTACGCCAGACTGGACCAAAGAACCTATTTTACCTGGTAGAACAGGCGTTATAAAAGCCGTTTATAACAGTTCTGGGCGTCCCGGCCCTTTTCACAAATCGATAACTGTAACATCAAATGCTGCAAATCCCACAAATGTTTTATATATTAAGGGAGATGTTGGAGCAAAAGATTTAAAAACCAGTTATACCGAGGAACAAAAGTTAAAGTCGCCGCGTTTGGCAGTAGGAAGCACAAACTACAACTTCGGAAAACTTGAAAAAGGACAAAAAGCTGTAGCAAAGTTCATCATTAAAAATACAGGTCGGACGGACCTGATTATACAAGGAATAAAGAATAACTGTAACTGCATTAGCTATAGAATTTCAGAGCCGGCACTTAAACCAGGACAACAAGGAATTTTGGAACTAATGTACAAGCCATCGGTGTTAAATGATCAAAACGAGGTGGTAACAGTTCTTTCAAACGATATAATAATGCCGGACCTCAGGCTTACGCTTAAGGCTACAGTTGTAGAGAGTTTGGTTACAAAGAATATGATAAGGGAAGGCGCAGAGCCAGTACCTTTCAAATAG
- a CDS encoding sigma-54 dependent transcriptional regulator, which translates to MPKILIIDDERAIRSTLKEILEFEDYTVDEAEDGAKGLQYISKTKYDVVLCDIKMPGMDGIEVLEKAMEMVPDTPFIMISAHGTIDTAVDATKKGAYDFLQKPPDLNRLLVTVRNALDKASLVTETKILKKKISKNYEMVGSSAALDRVKQAIEKVAPTDARVLITGPNGSGKELVARAIHENSNRAQGPMIEVNCAAIPSELIESELFGHEKGSFTSAVKQRIGKFEQANGGTLFLDEVGDMSLSAQAKVLRALQEHKITRVGGDKDIQVDVRVLAATNKNLLEEIEARNFREDLYHRLGVILIHVPPLNERREDIPDLVSKFLNDIANDYGNKPKFIAPDALAYLQTLDWRGNVRELRNVVERLVIMSGETITQEDAQLYARPVVT; encoded by the coding sequence ATGCCCAAAATACTGATTATAGATGATGAAAGGGCCATCCGCAGCACCCTGAAAGAAATTCTGGAATTCGAAGACTATACCGTTGACGAGGCCGAAGATGGGGCTAAAGGGCTTCAGTATATCAGTAAAACCAAGTATGACGTGGTGCTTTGCGATATTAAAATGCCAGGTATGGATGGCATTGAGGTATTGGAGAAGGCAATGGAAATGGTGCCTGACACCCCCTTTATCATGATTTCTGCCCACGGCACGATTGATACGGCCGTTGATGCCACCAAAAAAGGAGCCTATGACTTTTTGCAGAAGCCACCCGATCTGAACCGTTTGCTTGTAACTGTCAGGAATGCCTTGGACAAGGCTAGCCTGGTAACGGAGACAAAAATTCTGAAGAAGAAAATCTCCAAGAACTATGAAATGGTAGGCTCTTCGGCAGCGCTGGATCGTGTAAAGCAGGCGATCGAAAAGGTAGCCCCCACCGATGCGCGGGTATTGATAACCGGCCCGAACGGATCGGGTAAAGAACTGGTAGCACGTGCCATACATGAAAACAGCAACCGTGCCCAGGGACCGATGATTGAAGTAAACTGCGCCGCCATACCTAGCGAATTGATCGAGAGCGAACTGTTCGGGCACGAGAAAGGGTCTTTTACATCGGCAGTGAAGCAGCGTATAGGTAAATTTGAGCAAGCCAACGGCGGCACCTTATTTTTAGATGAGGTTGGCGACATGAGTTTATCGGCACAGGCTAAAGTGCTGCGTGCACTGCAGGAACACAAGATTACCCGTGTAGGCGGCGATAAAGACATACAGGTAGATGTACGTGTTTTAGCCGCCACCAACAAGAACCTTCTCGAAGAGATCGAGGCCCGTAACTTCCGCGAAGACTTGTACCATCGTTTAGGAGTAATTCTTATTCATGTACCACCGCTGAACGAAAGACGGGAAGATATTCCGGATCTGGTGAGCAAGTTCCTGAACGATATCGCCAACGACTACGGCAACAAGCCCAAGTTTATTGCGCCTGATGCTTTAGCCTATCTGCAAACACTCGACTGGCGCGGTAATGTGCGGGAACTCAGAAACGTAGTAGAGCGACTTGTTATTATGAGTGGCGAAACCATTACGCAAGAGGATGCGCAGCTCTATGCCCGCCCTGTTGTTACGTAA
- the ald gene encoding alanine dehydrogenase has product MIIGVPKEIKNNENRVGVTPAGVIELVRYGHTVYIQATAGEGSGFVDEEYVKAGATILPTIEEVYGVAEMIIKVKEPIESEYNLIKEDQLLFTYFHFASYEPLTHAMIRQKAVCLAYETVERADRTLPLLVPMSEVAGRMAIQEGAKYLEKPLKGRGILLGGVPGVRPAKVLILGGGVVGTNAAKIAAGMGADVTIMDNNLQRLRYLDDIMPANVNTFMSNEYNIRELLSTHDLIVGAVLIPGAKAPHLITRDMLKEMRPGTVLVDVAVDQGGCIETCKPTTHEDPTYVIDDVVHYCVANMPGAVPYTSTLALTNATLPYAIQLANKGWKQACADSAELKKGLNVVKGQVVYKGVAEAFNLDYVEVDSIL; this is encoded by the coding sequence ATGATAATTGGTGTTCCGAAGGAAATCAAGAATAACGAAAACCGCGTTGGGGTTACACCTGCTGGTGTAATCGAGCTGGTTCGTTATGGACATACCGTCTACATTCAGGCTACTGCCGGAGAAGGCAGCGGTTTTGTAGACGAGGAGTATGTAAAAGCAGGCGCTACTATTCTGCCTACCATAGAGGAGGTATACGGCGTTGCTGAAATGATTATTAAAGTAAAAGAACCAATTGAATCTGAGTATAACCTGATTAAGGAAGACCAGTTATTGTTCACTTACTTCCACTTTGCTTCTTATGAGCCGCTTACGCATGCCATGATCAGGCAAAAGGCAGTTTGCCTTGCTTACGAAACCGTAGAACGGGCAGACAGAACACTTCCTTTGTTAGTTCCGATGTCTGAGGTAGCTGGCAGAATGGCTATTCAGGAGGGTGCGAAATACCTGGAGAAACCACTGAAAGGCCGCGGCATTTTATTAGGAGGAGTACCAGGCGTTCGTCCTGCAAAAGTACTTATCTTAGGTGGTGGTGTGGTTGGTACAAATGCAGCTAAAATTGCTGCCGGTATGGGTGCAGATGTTACAATTATGGATAACAACCTGCAGCGCCTGCGTTACCTCGACGATATCATGCCTGCCAACGTGAACACCTTTATGTCGAACGAATACAACATTCGTGAGCTGCTTTCTACACACGACTTGATTGTGGGTGCTGTGCTGATACCTGGTGCAAAAGCTCCTCACCTGATTACCCGCGATATGCTGAAAGAAATGCGCCCGGGTACTGTATTGGTTGACGTAGCTGTAGACCAGGGCGGTTGTATTGAAACATGTAAGCCTACTACTCACGAAGACCCTACTTATGTAATAGACGATGTGGTACATTACTGCGTAGCCAATATGCCTGGCGCTGTACCTTATACTTCTACCTTAGCGCTTACAAACGCCACGCTGCCTTATGCTATTCAATTAGCTAATAAAGGCTGGAAACAAGCCTGCGCCGATAGTGCCGAGCTGAAAAAAGGTCTGAACGTAGTAAAAGGTCAGGTAGTGTACAAAGGGGTAGCCGAAGCCTTTAACCTGGACTATGTTGAAGTAGACTCTATTCTGTAA
- a CDS encoding zinc-dependent peptidase, with protein MGYLFFIVFAAGLCFLFYRWATRKQRHRQKVLAQEFPVTWRKILQDRVGFYHTLKEEDQQRFEKMIQLFLSEKRITGIKTEIDDVTRVLVGASAIIPIYGFRDWEYQNLGEVLVFPGSIQRFKEEEGEAVSEVLGRVNPFQNDHYVTLSKPALERGFNDMKDRQNVGIHEFAHMLDQADGEIDGTPNAYLPDELVRPWQELMYRKIKAIKSGDSDINPYGATSEAEFFAVVTEYFFEKPDQLAEKHPKLYEMLTKVFHQNPKRRFKLLDFNSLLNPYGKRLGRNEPCPCGSGAKYKNCCLQKEKV; from the coding sequence ATGGGATATCTATTTTTTATAGTTTTTGCTGCCGGGCTCTGCTTCCTGTTTTACCGCTGGGCTACCCGAAAGCAGCGGCACCGGCAAAAGGTGCTGGCACAGGAATTTCCGGTTACCTGGAGAAAAATTCTGCAGGATCGGGTGGGCTTTTACCACACCTTAAAAGAGGAAGATCAGCAGCGGTTTGAGAAGATGATTCAGCTTTTCTTATCTGAAAAGCGCATAACTGGAATAAAAACAGAAATCGACGATGTAACCCGCGTACTCGTTGGTGCCAGTGCTATTATACCTATTTATGGTTTCAGAGATTGGGAATACCAGAATTTAGGTGAAGTATTGGTGTTTCCGGGAAGCATCCAGCGCTTCAAAGAGGAGGAGGGAGAAGCTGTATCAGAAGTATTAGGGCGTGTTAATCCTTTTCAGAACGATCATTATGTAACCTTGTCTAAACCTGCGCTGGAACGTGGCTTTAACGATATGAAAGATCGCCAGAACGTAGGCATCCATGAATTTGCACATATGCTCGACCAGGCCGACGGTGAGATAGACGGCACACCCAATGCCTACCTGCCCGATGAACTGGTAAGGCCATGGCAGGAGCTGATGTACCGCAAGATAAAAGCCATCAAAAGCGGTGATTCTGACATCAACCCATATGGCGCAACCTCTGAAGCTGAGTTCTTTGCCGTTGTAACCGAGTATTTTTTCGAGAAGCCGGATCAGTTGGCAGAAAAGCACCCTAAACTATACGAGATGCTTACCAAGGTCTTTCACCAGAACCCTAAAAGAAGGTTTAAGTTACTGGACTTCAACAGTCTGTTAAACCCTTACGGGAAGCGCTTGGGTCGCAACGAACCATGCCCGTGTGGTAGTGGGGCAAAGTATAAAAACTGCTGCCTGCAAAAAGAAAAGGTTTAG
- a CDS encoding thiamine pyrophosphate-dependent enzyme: MQTAEASISQKISTQEILNDYRIAWESRQASLTGRKEVFMGKAKFGIFGDGKEVPQLAMAKYFKEGDFRSGYYRDQTFMFAIGELTLQEYFAQLYAHTDLEADPSTAGRSMNGHFGTRSLDDEGKWKNLTEIKNSSADISPTAGQMPRLVGLAYASKLYRENPILQDEKQFSVNGNEVAFGTIGNASTSEGVFFEAINAAGVLQVPMLVSVWDDGYGISVPAEYQTTKGSISEILAGFQRNAKGEQGYEIFKVKGWDYAALCETYEAAVQVCREEHVPVLIHVEEVTQPQGHSTSGSHERYKSKERLAWEAEYDCIKKMREWIIESNIATAEEVDKIEAEAKEAVRVARSNAWNAFALSIKADQDEALRLMDNLSAACPHITQIATIAEELRKVSTPIRSDAVRAVRKVLRYVRHERNQAKRELVEWHEQQLGENADRFNSYLYSQSDESALLVEEVPAEYQEDSPVVDGREVLKACFDAMLERDPRVFALGEDVGYIGDVNQAFAGLQEKYGKLRVTDTGIRECTIIGQGIGAALRGLRPISEIQYLDYLLYGIQIMSDDLASLQYRTKGGQKAPVIVRTRGHRLEGIWHSGSPIGMILHSIRGMHVLVPRNMTQAAGFYNTMLKSDEPALIIECLNGYRLKERLPSNIAEFTVPLGKPEVLQEGSDVTMVTYGSMCRIVMEAAKQLEEFGISVEVIDVQTLLPFDLEHSITDSIRKTNRVLFTDEDVPGGGTAFMMQQVVDEQEAWRYLDSKPVCLAAQAHRPAYSSDGDYFSKPNTEDVFEAVYAIMHEADPEAFPALF, translated from the coding sequence ATGCAAACTGCTGAAGCATCTATTTCTCAGAAAATTAGCACTCAGGAAATCCTAAACGATTATCGTATCGCCTGGGAAAGCCGTCAGGCCAGCCTTACCGGTCGTAAAGAGGTTTTTATGGGGAAAGCCAAGTTTGGTATTTTCGGTGATGGTAAAGAAGTGCCTCAACTAGCTATGGCCAAATATTTCAAGGAAGGTGATTTTCGCTCGGGGTACTACCGTGACCAGACCTTCATGTTTGCCATAGGGGAGCTAACACTGCAGGAATATTTTGCACAGCTTTACGCGCATACCGACCTGGAAGCAGATCCGTCTACTGCCGGTCGTTCTATGAACGGGCACTTTGGTACACGCTCCCTGGATGATGAAGGGAAGTGGAAGAATCTGACAGAGATAAAAAATTCCAGTGCTGATATTTCTCCTACAGCGGGACAGATGCCCCGCCTGGTTGGCTTAGCCTATGCCTCCAAGCTATATCGGGAGAATCCAATTCTGCAGGATGAGAAACAGTTTTCCGTTAATGGAAATGAAGTGGCTTTTGGTACAATTGGTAACGCCTCTACCTCCGAAGGTGTTTTCTTCGAGGCAATTAATGCTGCCGGTGTACTGCAGGTACCTATGCTTGTTTCGGTTTGGGACGATGGTTACGGTATTTCTGTTCCGGCTGAGTACCAGACCACTAAAGGTAGTATTTCCGAAATTTTGGCAGGCTTTCAGCGTAACGCCAAAGGAGAGCAGGGATATGAAATTTTCAAGGTAAAAGGATGGGATTACGCTGCACTTTGCGAAACGTACGAAGCAGCCGTGCAGGTTTGCCGCGAGGAACACGTGCCTGTGCTTATACACGTGGAGGAGGTAACACAGCCACAAGGCCATTCCACTTCCGGTTCGCATGAACGTTACAAATCTAAAGAGCGCCTGGCCTGGGAGGCGGAATACGACTGCATTAAAAAGATGCGGGAATGGATTATTGAGAGCAATATAGCTACAGCCGAAGAAGTAGACAAAATTGAAGCTGAAGCCAAGGAAGCAGTGCGTGTAGCCAGAAGCAATGCCTGGAACGCGTTTGCCCTATCTATAAAAGCAGATCAGGATGAGGCACTGAGGCTGATGGATAACTTAAGTGCAGCCTGCCCTCATATTACTCAGATTGCAACCATAGCAGAAGAGCTGAGAAAAGTCAGTACTCCAATCCGGAGCGATGCCGTTAGAGCTGTGCGGAAGGTGTTGCGCTATGTAAGGCACGAAAGAAACCAGGCCAAAAGAGAACTGGTGGAGTGGCACGAGCAGCAACTGGGAGAAAATGCCGATCGCTTTAACTCGTATCTGTACAGCCAATCCGATGAATCCGCACTGCTGGTAGAAGAAGTTCCTGCCGAATATCAGGAAGACTCACCTGTAGTAGACGGAAGGGAAGTGCTCAAAGCATGCTTTGACGCCATGCTGGAACGCGACCCAAGAGTATTTGCTTTAGGTGAAGATGTAGGGTATATAGGTGATGTAAACCAGGCTTTTGCTGGTTTGCAGGAAAAATATGGCAAGCTGCGGGTAACTGATACCGGTATCCGGGAGTGCACCATTATCGGGCAGGGCATTGGCGCTGCACTACGTGGTTTACGCCCGATTAGTGAAATACAGTACCTGGACTACCTGCTGTATGGCATACAAATTATGTCCGACGACCTGGCTTCTTTGCAATACAGAACCAAGGGCGGCCAGAAAGCACCTGTTATTGTACGTACCCGCGGTCACAGGTTAGAGGGAATCTGGCATTCCGGATCTCCGATTGGTATGATTCTGCACAGCATAAGAGGTATGCACGTGCTCGTGCCTCGCAACATGACCCAGGCAGCAGGCTTCTACAATACAATGCTGAAATCTGATGAACCGGCACTGATAATAGAATGCCTGAATGGCTATCGTCTGAAGGAACGCCTGCCTTCTAATATTGCTGAGTTTACAGTACCACTAGGTAAACCGGAAGTTCTGCAGGAAGGCAGCGACGTAACCATGGTTACCTATGGCTCGATGTGCCGTATTGTGATGGAGGCCGCCAAACAATTAGAAGAATTCGGAATCTCTGTTGAGGTGATAGACGTGCAAACGTTGTTGCCTTTCGACCTGGAGCATAGCATCACGGATTCCATCCGCAAAACAAACCGCGTACTGTTTACCGACGAGGACGTACCGGGCGGAGGTACTGCCTTTATGATGCAGCAGGTGGTAGACGAGCAGGAGGCATGGCGTTACCTCGATTCCAAACCCGTATGCCTTGCGGCACAGGCTCACAGACCAGCCTATTCTTCTGATGGCGATTATTTCTCTAAGCCAAATACAGAAGATGTATTTGAAGCAGTATACGCAATCATGCATGAGGCGGATCCTGAAGCATTTCCTGCTTTGTTTTAA